One window of the Nitrospira sp. genome contains the following:
- a CDS encoding response regulator has product MPSVLVVDDEDQIRQLIRETLEQAGYDVQEASNGKQGLERYRTKPADLVIMDILMPDQDGLESIMTLRREFPASRVIAITGGSDMIGILNFLDVAKMLGARRTLQKPFDMQTLLDAAQSELSH; this is encoded by the coding sequence ATGCCATCAGTCCTAGTCGTTGACGACGAAGATCAAATCCGCCAGCTGATCCGAGAGACCCTGGAACAGGCGGGGTATGACGTACAGGAAGCCAGCAACGGGAAGCAGGGTCTGGAGCGATATCGGACGAAGCCCGCGGATCTCGTGATCATGGACATTCTGATGCCCGATCAAGACGGGCTCGAAAGCATTATGACCCTGCGCCGTGAGTTCCCGGCCTCGCGCGTGATTGCCATTACCGGCGGCAGCGACATGATCGGCATCTTGAATTTTCTCGATGTGGCCAAAATGCTTGGCGCCCGACGAACCCTTCAGAAACCGTTCGATATGCAGACGCTTCTGGATGCGGCCCAATCAGAACTCAGCCACTAG
- a CDS encoding PAS domain S-box protein, which produces MRSREAPHAGAGGVWEPGVDVTGNLLFGSALLSGAALWAFVRERRRNFLQSRVIAATNSGVLVTDASVPRHPIIQANPAFRLLTGYAESEVLGQSTHFLNGAHTDRTAMEKIGLALQDSRACRVTVRHYRKNGTPFWNEVTLSPVKNRAGTVIQFIWVMNDVTQRQQAEEALKHTHDPSHLLAERMAETILVIGEDNRIAYVNAAGIRLLGATSPEQLIGNPLAAILPPDRQEAARQRLQHLRGSGDPRTCYEERFVCLDSHTLHKVVTVMVSASPVLWKGRAATLFSCSDLTAEQQARSTTQRLEQQLTSAETAAHLGSWEWNPGDHTAQWSKELYRILGHPEDTVAPSHDRFLSSFHPDDRDRLHTALTQYLESDAPLDVSCRIVQPNGTVRHVHCLGEAIVRDTTNQPIRVAGTLQDLTPHVMMEQIAHDRDEQFKMVVESAPNGILLTSEDGTITLANATLEKIFGYGHGELIGHSVDILVPNEFKTSHADQRRSFFAAPVSRPMGAGREFLARRKDGKEISVEIGLAPLRTSTGTHVLATIVDISARKALDELLREKDALNQAVLDSLTAEVAVLDQTGQITAVNAAWRQFGLTGVGEAAPISPGHNYLVSLKNAAHGGDATAQRALEGIEAVRAGTRERFSLEYPCQTPTEARWFAMTVMPLHGPWDGLVVTHEEISARKLAEQEREHLLTQTQHLQKMQAIGTLAGGIAHEFNNSLTAVLGFSELAIKAIAKDHKVRRHLDQIIAAGRKSRDLVHQLLTFSQQGRHLKRPLSLHILIKESLKLLRPLVPSWVQLNERIHVPTPPVSADSSQMHQMLLNLVENALHAMQKTGGTLTVALEEVQVTQLRVGPQARLEPGAYARLMVQDTGEGMPPDVQERIFDPFFTTKDLGTGRGMGLAVVHGIITAHGGTIFVDSSPGTGTTVEVYLPIIPTQNATSVSPNAEEPLPQGHECVLFVDDEESLARFGGEMLESLGYYAVVRMSASEALQAFHMAPQRFDLLITDVTMPNMSGIALAKDCRQLRPDLPIILCSGSEHTLSAEAKQVQGLTKCVLKPLMLQDVARTIRQVLDQAASETPSPHQRYRELARELVEEHDAISPSR; this is translated from the coding sequence ATGCGTTCTCGAGAAGCGCCACATGCCGGAGCTGGCGGCGTCTGGGAGCCCGGCGTGGATGTAACCGGGAACCTCTTGTTCGGCAGCGCCCTTCTCTCTGGAGCCGCTCTCTGGGCCTTCGTCCGTGAACGACGGCGCAACTTCCTTCAATCGAGGGTGATTGCCGCCACCAACTCCGGCGTGCTGGTCACCGATGCCTCCGTCCCCCGCCATCCGATCATCCAGGCCAATCCGGCATTCCGGCTCCTGACCGGCTACGCGGAGAGCGAGGTCTTGGGACAATCGACTCACTTTCTGAACGGAGCCCACACCGACCGAACCGCGATGGAGAAAATCGGGCTGGCGCTTCAGGACAGCCGGGCCTGTCGCGTCACCGTCCGCCATTATCGGAAGAACGGCACTCCCTTCTGGAACGAAGTCACACTCTCCCCCGTCAAGAATCGGGCGGGGACCGTGATCCAGTTTATCTGGGTGATGAATGATGTCACCCAACGGCAGCAGGCCGAAGAAGCCCTGAAGCACACGCACGACCCTTCGCACCTCTTGGCAGAGCGCATGGCCGAAACCATTCTGGTGATCGGCGAAGATAACCGCATTGCCTACGTCAATGCCGCCGGAATTCGACTCCTTGGCGCCACGTCTCCGGAACAACTCATTGGCAATCCCCTGGCGGCGATCCTGCCTCCTGACCGGCAGGAGGCCGCGCGGCAACGCCTGCAGCACCTGCGCGGCTCAGGGGATCCACGCACCTGTTACGAAGAGCGATTCGTCTGTTTGGATTCGCACACGCTGCACAAAGTCGTCACGGTCATGGTCTCCGCCTCACCCGTGCTCTGGAAGGGGAGGGCTGCGACGCTGTTCTCCTGTTCGGATCTGACCGCAGAACAACAGGCCCGCTCGACCACCCAACGCCTCGAGCAACAATTGACGTCGGCGGAGACCGCGGCTCACCTTGGAAGCTGGGAATGGAATCCTGGAGACCATACCGCGCAGTGGTCGAAAGAGCTGTACCGTATTTTGGGCCATCCAGAGGACACGGTTGCTCCCAGCCATGACCGGTTCCTGTCCTCGTTCCATCCGGACGATCGAGATCGTCTCCATACGGCCCTGACTCAGTATCTTGAGAGCGACGCACCGCTGGATGTGAGCTGCCGTATTGTGCAGCCGAATGGCACCGTTCGCCACGTGCACTGCCTCGGAGAAGCGATTGTCAGAGACACGACGAATCAACCGATCCGCGTAGCCGGCACGCTGCAAGATCTCACTCCGCACGTGATGATGGAGCAGATCGCGCACGATCGGGATGAACAATTCAAGATGGTTGTGGAATCGGCCCCCAACGGCATCCTCCTGACGTCCGAGGACGGAACGATCACGCTGGCGAATGCGACCCTCGAAAAGATCTTCGGATACGGTCACGGCGAACTCATCGGCCACTCGGTCGACATCCTGGTGCCGAATGAATTCAAGACCAGCCACGCCGATCAGCGCCGAAGCTTCTTCGCTGCGCCGGTCTCCCGACCGATGGGCGCCGGCCGTGAGTTTCTCGCGCGAAGAAAGGATGGGAAGGAGATCTCCGTTGAAATCGGACTCGCCCCGCTTCGCACGTCGACCGGAACGCATGTTCTCGCCACCATCGTGGATATCTCCGCTCGCAAAGCCCTGGACGAACTGCTGCGTGAGAAGGACGCCTTGAATCAAGCCGTACTCGATTCACTGACCGCTGAAGTCGCCGTGCTCGACCAGACCGGCCAGATCACGGCCGTCAACGCCGCGTGGCGGCAATTCGGACTGACGGGAGTCGGCGAGGCGGCACCGATCTCCCCGGGACACAACTACCTTGTCAGCCTTAAGAACGCAGCCCACGGAGGGGATGCCACTGCGCAACGCGCGCTTGAAGGGATCGAGGCCGTCCGGGCAGGGACCCGTGAGCGGTTTTCTCTCGAATATCCCTGCCAGACACCCACTGAGGCGCGGTGGTTTGCCATGACCGTCATGCCGCTTCACGGCCCCTGGGACGGACTCGTCGTCACCCACGAAGAGATCTCGGCCCGCAAGCTGGCGGAACAAGAACGAGAACACCTCCTCACGCAAACGCAACATCTCCAAAAGATGCAAGCGATCGGGACCTTGGCCGGCGGGATCGCACATGAATTCAATAACAGCCTGACCGCCGTTCTTGGATTCAGCGAACTGGCCATCAAAGCCATCGCCAAGGATCACAAGGTCCGGCGACACCTCGATCAGATCATTGCCGCAGGACGAAAGTCCCGCGATCTGGTCCATCAGCTTCTTACATTCAGCCAGCAAGGGCGCCATCTCAAACGCCCGCTCTCGTTGCACATCCTCATCAAGGAATCCCTGAAGCTGCTCCGGCCGCTGGTCCCCTCCTGGGTTCAGCTCAACGAACGCATCCACGTGCCGACGCCGCCGGTATCGGCCGATTCCTCCCAGATGCATCAGATGCTGCTCAATCTTGTGGAGAACGCCTTGCACGCCATGCAGAAAACGGGCGGGACACTCACCGTCGCGCTGGAGGAAGTCCAGGTTACACAACTGCGAGTCGGCCCCCAGGCGCGCTTGGAGCCCGGCGCCTACGCGCGACTGATGGTCCAGGACACGGGGGAAGGGATGCCGCCTGACGTTCAAGAGCGCATCTTCGATCCCTTCTTTACTACGAAGGATCTTGGCACAGGGCGCGGCATGGGTCTCGCCGTCGTGCATGGCATCATCACCGCCCATGGCGGAACGATTTTTGTGGACAGCTCCCCGGGAACCGGCACGACCGTCGAGGTCTACTTGCCGATTATCCCCACCCAGAACGCCACGTCCGTTTCTCCCAATGCCGAAGAGCCGCTCCCGCAAGGGCATGAATGCGTCCTCTTTGTCGACGATGAGGAATCCCTTGCCCGTTTTGGAGGGGAGATGCTAGAGTCGCTCGGGTACTATGCCGTGGTGCGTATGAGTGCGTCGGAAGCCTTGCAGGCGTTCCACATGGCCCCTCAGCGGTTCGACCTTCTGATCACCGACGTCACGATGCCGAACATGAGCGGCATTGCCCTGGCGAAAGACTGTCGACAATTGCGTCCCGATCTTCCCATTATTCTCTGTTCGGGATCGGAGCACACGCTGTCCGCAGAAGCCAAGCAAGTCCAAGGCTTAACCAAATGCGTCTTAAAACCGCTGATGCTGCAGGATGTGGCTCGCACCATCAGACAGGTGCTGGACCAAGCAGCCTCGGAGACTCCGTCCCCCCATCAGCGATACCGAGAACTCGCCCGCGAACTTGTTGAGGAACACGATGCCATCAGTCCTAGTCGTTGA